From one Lolium rigidum isolate FL_2022 chromosome 4, APGP_CSIRO_Lrig_0.1, whole genome shotgun sequence genomic stretch:
- the LOC124649657 gene encoding uncharacterized protein LOC124649657, producing MRRARVKDERQWPTSSSSPPPSLPWPSPLFPHTSSSPSPSGLVAPLWTKSMGITINSVEDAAVAWEVDGADEDGDRHSVVRFASYICHVADVLVSSALVGDEGHRGRAVTSAQLCLAYVTASTATQTCMPRKIHQKILKLNGSCRRNVLMMSLPPKITKYTATMPCGILSMKSDGFSYLVLLEEINSLWDISCLRRSIVCGISVA from the exons ATGCGACGCGCGAGAGTGAAGGATGAGCGGCAGTGGCCCACTTCCTCCtcttcgccgccgccctccctccCCTGGCCGTCGCCTCTCTTTCCccacacctcctcctctccttctccCAGCGGGCTCGTCGCTCCTCTGTGGACGAAATCCATGGGAATCACGATCAACAGCGTGGAGGATGCGGCAGTGGCATGGGAAGTCGACGGCGCTGATGAGGATGGAGACAGACACTCAGTGGTCCGGTTTGCATCTTATATTTGTCACGTGGCCGACGTACTGGTCTCCAGCGCCCTCGTTGGAGACGAGGGCCATCGTGGGCGTGCAGTGACGAGCGCACAGCTTTGCCTCGCATATGTCACTGCTTCGACTGCCACCCAAACGT GTATGCCAAGAAAGATCCATCAGAAAATATTAA AACTAAATGGCTCCTGCCGAAGGAATGTACTGATGATGAGTCTACCGCCTAAAATTACCAAGTATACTGCTACGATGCCCTGCGGTATTTTATCTATGAAGTCAGATGGGTTCAGTTACTTGGTATTGCTTGAGGAGATCAATAGTCTGTGGGATATCAGTTGCTTGAGGAGATCAATAGTCTGTGGGATATCAGTTGCTTGA